Proteins encoded by one window of Micromonospora coxensis:
- a CDS encoding MFS transporter: protein MLRRSLPRRPEARRILVGTLLSAIGRGLTLPFLFIYLTDVRGLSDPRAGLVIGWYGAVTLALSPLGGTLIDRFGARRVLLPALLIEAVGTGSLALVDSTASAFGVITVVAIGSSAIWSGQNTILASLTADDERQRVYGLNFALLNLGIGVGGLTSGAIVDTARPITFELIYLLDALSYLTPALILLSLPHVGHRLADATAGAKGSSGGYLTVLRDRPFRRLVIFGLVLTTCGYAQIEVGFTAYAVRVAEVTPRVVAWALAGNTVMIVLSQLLVIRRMEGRSRTGALAVVGAVFAAAWLILGAAGLVGTGNALVAALLVVACAAVFGFGETMLSPVMPALTNALATDELRGRYNAMSSMIFGISGVIGPVTAGPLIGAADGKVWVAVVVGGCLAASVIALSLRPLLSAVQDGRTTAADTPVTAPTPA from the coding sequence ATGCTGCGCCGATCCCTCCCCCGCCGTCCGGAAGCCCGCCGCATCCTGGTGGGCACCCTCCTGTCGGCGATCGGACGCGGCCTGACCCTGCCGTTCCTCTTCATCTACCTGACCGACGTGCGCGGCCTCTCCGACCCGCGCGCCGGCCTGGTCATCGGCTGGTACGGCGCGGTCACCCTGGCCCTCTCCCCGCTGGGCGGGACGCTCATCGACCGGTTCGGCGCCCGTCGGGTGCTGCTGCCGGCCCTGCTGATCGAGGCGGTCGGCACCGGTTCGCTGGCGCTGGTCGACTCGACCGCCTCGGCGTTCGGCGTGATCACCGTGGTCGCGATCGGCAGTTCGGCGATCTGGTCCGGGCAGAACACCATCCTCGCGTCGCTCACCGCCGACGACGAACGGCAGCGGGTGTACGGACTGAACTTCGCCCTGCTCAACCTCGGTATCGGCGTCGGCGGCCTCACCTCGGGCGCCATCGTGGACACCGCGCGGCCGATCACCTTCGAGCTGATCTACCTGCTCGACGCGCTCAGCTACCTGACCCCGGCGCTGATCCTGCTGAGCCTGCCGCACGTCGGCCACCGGCTCGCCGACGCCACGGCCGGCGCGAAGGGTTCGAGTGGGGGCTACCTCACCGTGCTGCGGGACCGGCCGTTCCGCCGCCTGGTGATCTTCGGTCTGGTGCTGACCACCTGCGGGTACGCCCAGATCGAGGTGGGCTTCACCGCGTACGCGGTCCGGGTGGCCGAGGTGACGCCCCGGGTCGTGGCCTGGGCGCTGGCCGGCAACACCGTGATGATCGTGCTGTCCCAGCTGCTGGTGATCCGGCGGATGGAGGGGCGCAGCCGTACCGGAGCGCTGGCGGTGGTGGGTGCGGTCTTCGCCGCCGCCTGGCTGATCCTCGGCGCGGCCGGCCTGGTGGGCACGGGCAACGCGCTGGTGGCGGCGCTCCTCGTGGTGGCCTGCGCGGCGGTCTTCGGCTTCGGCGAGACCATGCTGTCCCCGGTGATGCCGGCGCTGACCAACGCGCTCGCCACCGACGAACTGCGGGGTCGGTACAACGCGATGAGTTCGATGATCTTCGGGATCAGCGGAGTGATCGGGCCGGTGACCGCCGGCCCGCTGATCGGGGCCGCCGACGGCAAGGTGTGGGTGGCGGTCGTGGTCGGCGGCTGCCTGGCCGCCTCGGTGATCGCCCTGTCCCTGCGCCCGCTGCTCTCCGCCGTCCAGGACGGGCGGACCACCGCCGCCGACACCCCGGTCACCGCCCCCACCCCCGCCTGA
- a CDS encoding bifunctional metallophosphatase/5'-nucleotidase: MSVPGMRRAAIGLTALAAAALSTVAVNPNQAEAGPKPVDVKLLALNDFHGNLEPPTGSSGSIAGQPAGGAEYLATQLAALRGATEEEQERTITVAAGDLIGASPLLSAAFHDEPTIEALTMAGLDFASVGNHEFDEGANELLRIQNGGCHPVDGCADGTPYKGAGFQYLSANAFKTATGQPLLPPYGIKKVAGVKVGFIGMTLEGTPQIVSQEGVAGLTFADEAETANKWARVLRAQGVESIVVLLHEGGQQDSTGGINDCKGFTGPIVDITNRMDPAIDVVVSGHTHQAYNCEVNGKLVTSASSFGRLVTDIDLKIDRRTGDVLTASANNVVVTRDVAKDPAQTELITRYKTALGPVATKVVGTTAEPLDRVQETLFGTAKGESELGNVIADAQLAATDTEQGALGAFMNPGGVRADLDAGPVTYEEAFTVQPFANNLVTLDLTGAQLYCVLEQQFVVGRTLYPSSSVRYTVDVDGVTGTTADPCAGTRVVRGSLTLGGVTVTDAGTYRVTVNNFLAGGGDGFTTLKSGTNQVTGMIDLDAFVAYLTASSPVSAPALDRIRTTAEVPAA, encoded by the coding sequence ATGTCCGTCCCCGGGATGCGTAGGGCCGCCATCGGTCTGACCGCGCTCGCCGCGGCCGCGCTGAGCACGGTCGCCGTCAACCCGAACCAGGCCGAGGCCGGCCCGAAGCCGGTCGACGTCAAGCTGCTCGCCCTCAACGACTTCCACGGCAACCTGGAGCCCCCGACGGGCTCCAGCGGCAGCATCGCCGGCCAGCCGGCGGGTGGTGCGGAATACCTCGCCACCCAGCTCGCCGCGCTGCGCGGCGCCACCGAGGAGGAGCAGGAGCGGACCATCACGGTCGCCGCCGGTGACCTGATCGGCGCCTCGCCGCTGCTCTCCGCCGCGTTCCACGACGAGCCCACCATCGAGGCGCTCACCATGGCCGGGCTGGACTTCGCCAGCGTCGGCAACCACGAGTTCGACGAGGGCGCCAACGAGCTGCTCCGCATCCAGAACGGCGGCTGCCACCCGGTCGACGGCTGCGCCGACGGCACCCCGTACAAGGGGGCCGGCTTCCAGTACCTCTCCGCCAACGCCTTCAAGACCGCCACCGGCCAGCCGCTGCTGCCGCCGTACGGCATCAAGAAGGTCGCCGGCGTGAAGGTCGGCTTCATCGGGATGACCCTGGAGGGCACCCCGCAGATCGTCAGCCAGGAGGGTGTCGCCGGCCTGACCTTCGCCGACGAGGCCGAGACCGCCAACAAGTGGGCCCGCGTGCTGCGCGCCCAGGGCGTCGAGAGCATCGTCGTGCTGCTGCACGAGGGCGGCCAGCAGGACTCCACCGGCGGCATCAACGACTGCAAGGGCTTCACCGGCCCGATCGTCGACATCACCAACCGGATGGACCCGGCCATCGACGTGGTGGTCAGCGGGCACACCCACCAGGCGTACAACTGCGAGGTCAACGGCAAGCTGGTCACCAGCGCCAGCTCGTTCGGCCGCCTGGTCACCGACATCGACCTGAAGATCGACCGCAGGACCGGTGACGTGCTCACCGCCTCGGCGAACAACGTCGTGGTCACCCGGGACGTCGCCAAGGACCCGGCGCAGACCGAGCTGATCACCCGCTACAAGACGGCCCTCGGCCCGGTCGCCACCAAGGTCGTCGGGACCACGGCCGAGCCGCTCGACCGGGTCCAGGAGACCCTCTTCGGTACGGCGAAGGGCGAGTCCGAGCTGGGCAACGTGATCGCCGACGCGCAGTTGGCCGCCACCGACACCGAACAGGGCGCGCTCGGCGCGTTCATGAACCCCGGTGGTGTCCGCGCCGACCTCGACGCCGGCCCGGTCACCTACGAGGAGGCGTTCACCGTCCAGCCGTTCGCCAACAACCTGGTGACGCTGGACCTCACCGGCGCGCAGCTCTACTGCGTGCTGGAGCAGCAGTTCGTCGTCGGCCGGACGCTCTACCCGTCCTCGTCGGTGCGGTACACGGTGGACGTCGACGGCGTCACCGGCACCACCGCCGACCCGTGCGCCGGCACCCGGGTCGTCCGGGGCAGCCTGACCCTGGGTGGCGTCACGGTCACCGACGCCGGCACCTACCGGGTCACGGTGAACAACTTCCTCGCCGGCGGCGGCGACGGGTTCACCACGCTCAAGAGCGGCACCAACCAGGTCACCGGCATGATCGACCTGGACGCCTTCGTGGCGTACCTGACCGCGTCCTCGCCGGTCTCCGCGCCGGCCCTGGACCGGATCCGTACCACCGCCGAGGTTCCCGCCGCCTGA
- a CDS encoding alpha/beta fold hydrolase, with translation MTQTTSTVGTARSADGTTITYERSGDGPAIVLVGGAFNDRSTTRELAAALAADFTVFGYDRRGRGDSGDTAPYAVQREIEDLAAVIGAAGGTAYVYGLSSGAILAALATAAGLPVTGLALFEPPFQVGAYAGSRSAIAPKLAELVAAGRRGDVVECFLVEAVGVPADEVRGMREQPMWPWMEMLAPTLVYDSTVTGDGTLPAERLAAITAPTVVVDSTGSPDWLRAAARAAAEAVPGARHLSLEGGFHEVPADRLAPHLRRALLG, from the coding sequence ATGACGCAGACGACCTCGACGGTGGGCACCGCGCGGTCCGCGGACGGCACGACGATCACGTACGAGCGCAGCGGCGACGGGCCGGCGATCGTGCTGGTGGGGGGCGCGTTCAACGACCGCTCCACCACCCGGGAGCTGGCCGCCGCGCTGGCGGCGGACTTCACCGTCTTCGGGTACGACCGGCGTGGCCGGGGCGACAGCGGCGACACCGCCCCGTACGCGGTGCAGCGCGAGATCGAGGACCTGGCGGCGGTGATCGGGGCGGCCGGCGGCACGGCGTACGTCTACGGCCTCTCCTCCGGCGCGATCCTCGCCGCCCTGGCGACCGCCGCCGGCCTGCCGGTGACGGGGTTGGCGCTCTTCGAGCCGCCGTTCCAGGTGGGGGCGTACGCCGGTTCCCGGTCCGCGATCGCGCCGAAGCTGGCCGAGTTGGTGGCGGCGGGGCGGCGGGGCGACGTCGTCGAGTGCTTCCTGGTCGAGGCGGTGGGCGTCCCGGCCGACGAGGTGCGCGGGATGCGGGAGCAGCCGATGTGGCCGTGGATGGAGATGCTCGCCCCGACCCTCGTGTACGACAGCACCGTCACCGGGGACGGCACCCTCCCCGCCGAGCGCCTCGCCGCGATCACCGCGCCGACCGTCGTCGTCGACAGCACGGGCAGCCCGGACTGGCTGCGCGCCGCCGCGCGGGCCGCCGCCGAGGCGGTGCCGGGGGCCCGGCACCTGAGCCTGGAGGGTGGGTTCCACGAGGTGCCCGCCGACCGGCTGGCCCCGCATCTGCGCCGCGCCCTGCTCGGCTGA
- a CDS encoding lamin tail domain-containing protein gives MGERVRHGFIGFVAALAAAVGGSLAVAAPARAATPAVQIAKVYYNSPGSDTGSNSSLNAEYVRLTNRRSTTINLKYWTLRDKANHVYTFSGDFRLASGASVHIHTGKGTNTSTHRYWGSGAYIWNNSGDAAYLRNSAGTAIDSCSWGSSGSYPSC, from the coding sequence GTGGGGGAACGTGTGCGGCACGGGTTCATCGGGTTCGTCGCGGCGCTCGCCGCCGCCGTCGGCGGCAGTCTCGCGGTGGCCGCTCCGGCCCGGGCCGCCACGCCGGCCGTCCAGATCGCCAAGGTCTACTACAACTCGCCCGGCAGCGACACCGGCTCCAACTCCAGCCTCAACGCCGAGTACGTGCGGCTGACCAACCGGCGCAGCACCACCATCAACCTGAAGTACTGGACGCTGCGCGACAAGGCGAACCACGTCTACACGTTCTCCGGCGACTTCCGGTTGGCCTCCGGGGCCAGCGTCCACATCCACACGGGCAAGGGCACCAACACCTCGACGCACCGGTACTGGGGCTCCGGCGCGTACATCTGGAACAACAGCGGGGACGCCGCCTACCTGCGCAACTCCGCCGGCACGGCGATCGACTCCTGCTCCTGGGGCAGCAGCGGCAGCTACCCGTCCTGCTGA
- a CDS encoding phosphodiesterase, with product MLVAQLSDPHLTTGVLAAAPAGGLHRALGRVLALRPRPDCVVISGDLVDQGRPDEYAALREVLGRYPLPVHLVTGNHDDRESLLDAFGGTPYLGGGFSAYYHVDHAELTVVALDSLVPGENGGRLGEDQLGWLDGVLTGRPDVPALVFLHHPPVAVGVPAADAIRLADGDALAAVIRRHPHVVRVAAGHLHRPVTAGFAGTVLTVAPSTWRQASLTMSPDEEIGWVDEPTAFLLHVVEPDGCVTHTVQVSHAAGMTCGF from the coding sequence ATGCTCGTCGCGCAGCTGAGTGACCCGCACCTGACCACCGGCGTGCTCGCCGCCGCGCCCGCCGGCGGCCTGCACCGGGCCCTCGGCCGGGTGCTGGCGCTGCGCCCCCGCCCCGACTGCGTGGTGATCTCCGGCGACCTGGTCGACCAGGGCCGCCCCGACGAGTACGCGGCGCTGCGCGAGGTGCTCGGCCGGTACCCGCTGCCGGTGCACCTGGTCACCGGCAACCACGACGACCGCGAGTCGCTGCTCGACGCGTTCGGCGGCACGCCCTACCTGGGCGGTGGCTTCTCCGCGTACTACCACGTCGACCACGCGGAACTGACCGTCGTCGCGCTGGACTCGCTGGTGCCCGGGGAGAACGGCGGCCGGCTCGGCGAGGACCAGCTCGGCTGGCTCGACGGGGTGCTCACCGGTCGACCGGACGTGCCGGCCCTGGTCTTCCTGCACCACCCGCCGGTCGCCGTCGGTGTCCCGGCCGCCGACGCCATCCGGCTCGCCGACGGGGACGCGCTCGCCGCGGTGATCCGCCGGCACCCCCACGTGGTACGCGTCGCCGCCGGCCACCTGCACCGCCCGGTCACCGCCGGCTTCGCCGGCACCGTGCTCACCGTCGCGCCCAGCACCTGGCGGCAGGCGTCGTTGACCATGAGCCCGGACGAGGAGATCGGCTGGGTCGACGAGCCGACCGCCTTCCTGCTGCACGTCGTCGAGCCGGACGGCTGCGTGACCCACACCGTGCAGGTCAGCCACGCCGCCGGGATGACCTGCGGCTTCTGA
- a CDS encoding GGDEF domain-containing protein — protein sequence MDHERVVRDVTVRLPMASTAVEACQWTVTALARYAPATISVLLQVHDRLRCVAATGAWQVFSTVPPKSGIVGRVYASGESATVDDVTEDPDYLPVRPDVTAEICVPVLDPAGRPIGVLDLQWSEPVELAPWRATAERLAGRLGARIMALGGPPAESRSEKLLRHATAMTSAPTEWDLMAAAIAAARDVSTLSAAVLVLGGRRGPRVGDPTGVPGELEARIRAELTEAGAGPLGRLVGRAHRHGSAYTLGEAGLPPTEEYEPLVRAGVRTLVSVPVGPPDSGGVLLVADERLLRPDPTTVNLMELLAGQAWGAVDRLRTLARLREQASSDPLTGLRHTGPFGQRIRRATPGRTALLAIDVDGFKTVNDTYGHQAGDRLLVGLARALEGALRQGDELYRIGGDEFVAVIEVSRPDEAVRIAERLAEAARRTGRTISVGVALPHPGEPGEATLRRADQALYAVKRHGRDGVRLAAA from the coding sequence GTGGATCACGAGAGAGTCGTCCGGGACGTGACGGTCCGCCTGCCGATGGCGTCGACCGCGGTCGAGGCGTGCCAGTGGACCGTGACCGCGCTGGCCCGGTACGCCCCTGCGACGATCTCCGTCCTGCTCCAGGTCCACGACCGGCTGCGTTGCGTCGCGGCGACCGGCGCCTGGCAGGTCTTCTCCACCGTGCCGCCGAAGTCCGGCATCGTCGGCCGGGTCTACGCCTCCGGCGAGAGCGCCACCGTCGACGACGTCACCGAGGACCCGGACTACCTCCCGGTACGCCCCGACGTCACCGCCGAGATCTGCGTGCCGGTACTGGACCCGGCGGGCCGCCCGATCGGCGTGCTCGACCTGCAGTGGAGCGAGCCCGTCGAGCTGGCCCCGTGGCGGGCCACCGCCGAACGGCTGGCCGGCCGGCTCGGCGCCCGGATCATGGCGCTCGGCGGCCCGCCCGCCGAGAGCCGCAGCGAGAAGCTGCTCCGGCACGCCACCGCGATGACCTCCGCCCCCACCGAGTGGGATCTGATGGCCGCCGCGATCGCCGCCGCGCGGGACGTCTCCACCCTCTCCGCCGCCGTGCTGGTGCTCGGCGGCCGGCGCGGCCCCCGGGTCGGCGACCCGACCGGCGTGCCCGGCGAGCTGGAGGCCCGCATCCGCGCCGAACTGACCGAGGCGGGGGCCGGGCCGCTCGGCCGGCTGGTCGGCCGCGCCCACCGGCACGGCTCGGCGTACACCCTGGGCGAGGCCGGACTGCCGCCGACCGAGGAGTACGAGCCGCTGGTCCGGGCCGGAGTGCGGACCCTGGTGTCGGTGCCGGTCGGTCCGCCCGACTCCGGCGGAGTGCTGCTGGTCGCCGACGAGCGGCTGCTCCGGCCCGACCCGACCACGGTCAACCTGATGGAACTGCTCGCCGGCCAGGCGTGGGGCGCGGTGGACCGGCTGCGTACCCTGGCCCGGCTCCGCGAGCAGGCCAGCTCCGACCCGCTCACCGGCCTGCGCCACACCGGGCCCTTCGGGCAGCGGATCCGGAGGGCGACCCCGGGGCGTACCGCCCTGCTGGCGATCGACGTGGACGGCTTCAAGACGGTCAACGACACGTACGGCCACCAGGCCGGGGACCGGCTGCTGGTCGGACTGGCCCGGGCCCTGGAGGGGGCGTTGCGCCAGGGCGACGAGCTGTACCGGATCGGCGGCGACGAGTTCGTCGCGGTGATCGAGGTCAGCCGCCCCGACGAGGCGGTCCGGATCGCCGAACGGCTCGCCGAGGCGGCCCGCCGCACCGGGCGGACGATCAGCGTCGGCGTCGCCCTGCCCCACCCGGGCGAGCCCGGGGAGGCCACCCTGCGCCGCGCCGACCAGGCCCTGTACGCGGTCAAGCGGCACGGCCGCGACGGCGTCCGCCTCGCCGCCGCCTGA
- a CDS encoding aspartate-semialdehyde dehydrogenase, with amino-acid sequence MAGRPTLAVVGATGAVGTVMCELLSSRRDVWGEIRLLASARSVGRTMRCRGEELTVGALTPEAFDGVDVAMFDVPDEVSAEWAPVAVERGAVVVDNSGAFRMDRDVPLVVPEINPEQVRNRPKGILANANCTTLAMIVAIAPLHREYGLRELVLASYQAVSGAGQAGVDALHGQLGKIAGDRVLGSRPGDVRQAVGEELGPFPAPLALNVVPWAGSFADGGWSSEEMKIRNESRKILGLPDLKVSATCVRVPVVTGHSVAVHAVFATEVDAEGAREALRNAPGVILVDDPAAGEFPMPIDAVGTDPSWVGRIRRALDDPRALDLFVTGDNLRKGAALNTAQIAELLAKELTR; translated from the coding sequence GTGGCGGGACGGCCCACCCTGGCCGTGGTCGGGGCGACGGGTGCCGTCGGCACCGTGATGTGCGAGCTGCTCTCCTCCCGGCGTGACGTCTGGGGGGAGATCCGGCTGCTCGCCTCGGCGCGCTCGGTCGGGCGGACGATGCGCTGCCGGGGCGAGGAGTTGACCGTCGGGGCGCTCACCCCGGAGGCGTTCGACGGCGTCGACGTGGCCATGTTCGACGTGCCGGACGAGGTCTCCGCCGAGTGGGCCCCGGTCGCGGTCGAGCGGGGCGCGGTGGTCGTCGACAACTCCGGCGCGTTCCGGATGGACCGGGACGTCCCGCTGGTGGTGCCCGAGATCAACCCTGAGCAGGTGCGCAACCGGCCGAAGGGGATCCTCGCCAACGCCAACTGCACCACCCTCGCGATGATCGTGGCGATCGCCCCGCTGCACCGCGAGTACGGGCTGCGCGAGCTGGTGCTCGCCTCGTACCAGGCGGTGTCGGGGGCGGGGCAGGCGGGCGTGGACGCGCTGCACGGCCAGCTCGGCAAGATCGCCGGCGACCGGGTGCTCGGCTCCCGCCCCGGCGACGTGCGCCAGGCGGTCGGCGAGGAGCTCGGCCCGTTCCCCGCGCCGCTGGCGCTCAACGTGGTGCCGTGGGCCGGGTCCTTCGCCGACGGGGGCTGGTCCTCCGAGGAAATGAAGATCCGCAACGAGTCCCGCAAGATCCTCGGGCTGCCCGACCTCAAGGTCTCCGCGACCTGCGTACGGGTGCCGGTGGTGACCGGTCACTCGGTGGCGGTGCACGCGGTCTTCGCCACCGAGGTGGACGCCGAGGGCGCCCGTGAGGCGCTGCGCAACGCCCCGGGCGTGATCCTGGTGGACGACCCGGCGGCCGGCGAGTTCCCGATGCCGATCGACGCGGTCGGCACCGACCCGTCCTGGGTCGGCCGGATCCGTCGCGCCCTCGACGACCCCCGCGCCCTCGACCTCTTCGTCACCGGCGACAACCTCCGCAAGGGCGCCGCCCTCAACACCGCCCAGATCGCCGAACTCCTCGCCAAGGAACTCACCCGCTGA
- a CDS encoding aspartate kinase: MALVVQKYGGSSVANAERIKRVAERIVAARKAGDDVVVVVSAMGDTTDELLDLANQVSPLPPGRELDMLLTAGERISMALLAMAIHNLGYEARSFTGSQAGVITTSVHGRARIIDVTPGRLKGALDEGAVVIVAGFQGVSQDTKDVTTLGRGGSDTTAVALAAALRADVCEIYTDVDGIFSADPRIVPNARHIKQITYEEMLELAACGAKVLHLRSVEYARRAGLPIHVRSSYSTNTGTMVTGSMEDLPVEQALITGVAHDRSEAKITIVGVPDEPGAAARIFDTVAGAEINIDMIVQNVSTEGTGRTDISFTLPKADGPTAMAALSKIQETVKFKGLLYDDHVGKVSLIGAGMRSHPGVAAGFFAALGAAGVNIEMISTSEIRVSVVCRDTDLDKAVRAIHDAFELGGDSEAVVYAGTGR; the protein is encoded by the coding sequence GTGGCACTCGTGGTGCAGAAGTACGGCGGGTCCTCCGTCGCCAACGCCGAGCGCATCAAGCGGGTCGCCGAACGCATCGTGGCCGCCCGCAAGGCGGGCGACGACGTCGTGGTGGTGGTCTCCGCCATGGGCGACACCACCGACGAGCTGCTCGACCTGGCCAACCAGGTCAGCCCGCTCCCGCCGGGCCGCGAGCTGGACATGCTGCTCACCGCCGGGGAGCGGATCTCCATGGCGCTGCTCGCCATGGCCATCCACAACCTGGGGTACGAGGCCCGCTCGTTCACCGGCTCCCAGGCCGGCGTGATCACCACCTCGGTGCACGGCCGGGCGCGGATCATCGACGTCACCCCGGGGCGGCTCAAGGGCGCGCTCGACGAGGGCGCGGTGGTCATCGTCGCCGGCTTCCAGGGCGTCTCGCAGGACACCAAGGACGTCACCACGCTGGGCCGGGGCGGCTCGGACACCACCGCCGTGGCGCTCGCCGCCGCGCTGCGCGCCGACGTCTGCGAGATCTACACGGACGTGGACGGCATCTTCAGCGCCGACCCGCGGATCGTGCCGAACGCGCGGCACATCAAGCAGATCACCTACGAGGAGATGCTGGAACTGGCCGCCTGCGGCGCCAAGGTGCTGCACCTGCGCAGCGTGGAGTACGCGCGGCGCGCGGGGTTGCCGATCCACGTCCGTTCGTCATACTCGACCAACACCGGCACCATGGTCACCGGATCGATGGAGGACCTTCCCGTGGAACAGGCGCTGATCACCGGGGTCGCCCACGACCGCAGCGAAGCCAAGATCACCATCGTCGGCGTGCCCGACGAGCCGGGCGCCGCCGCGCGGATCTTCGACACCGTGGCCGGTGCCGAGATCAACATCGACATGATCGTGCAGAACGTCTCCACCGAGGGCACCGGCCGCACGGACATCTCGTTCACGCTGCCCAAGGCCGACGGCCCCACCGCCATGGCCGCGCTCAGCAAGATCCAGGAGACGGTCAAGTTCAAGGGCCTGCTCTACGACGACCACGTGGGCAAGGTGTCGCTGATCGGCGCCGGCATGCGGTCGCACCCGGGCGTCGCGGCCGGCTTCTTCGCCGCGCTCGGCGCCGCCGGCGTCAACATCGAGATGATCTCCACCTCGGAGATCCGGGTCTCGGTGGTCTGCCGGGACACCGACCTCGACAAGGCCGTCCGGGCCATCCACGACGCGTTCGAGCTGGGGGGCGACTCCGAAGCCGTGGTCTACGCGGGGACGGGACGGTAG
- a CDS encoding nitroreductase family protein produces the protein MVDLTPLLAFRWSPRAFDPDAVLTDDEAASLLEAARWAPSAGNAQPWRFALGHRHDETWKRLLVSLPDHDQRWARHACALVLGAHTGGDPERSAYDLGQAMAQLTVQATALGLHAHQLTGVDRAALRADLDLPPEVRPLVVTAVGRLGDPLTLPEELCRRETALRRRHPLPALLLR, from the coding sequence ATGGTCGACCTCACCCCGCTGCTCGCGTTCCGCTGGAGCCCTCGCGCCTTCGACCCGGACGCCGTGCTCACCGACGACGAGGCGGCCTCGCTGCTGGAGGCCGCCCGGTGGGCGCCGTCGGCGGGCAACGCCCAGCCGTGGCGGTTCGCCCTCGGCCACCGCCACGACGAGACCTGGAAGCGGCTCCTGGTCAGCCTGCCCGACCACGACCAGCGCTGGGCCCGGCACGCCTGCGCCCTGGTACTCGGCGCGCACACCGGCGGCGACCCGGAGCGGAGCGCGTACGACCTGGGCCAGGCGATGGCCCAGCTGACCGTCCAGGCCACCGCGCTGGGCCTGCACGCGCACCAACTCACCGGCGTCGACCGGGCGGCGCTCCGCGCCGACCTCGACCTGCCGCCCGAGGTACGCCCGCTGGTGGTCACCGCCGTCGGCCGGCTCGGCGACCCGCTCACCCTCCCCGAGGAGCTGTGCCGGCGGGAGACGGCGCTGCGCCGCCGCCACCCGCTGCCCGCCCTTCTGCTGCGCTGA